One window from the genome of Moorena sp. SIOASIH encodes:
- a CDS encoding RNA-guided endonuclease TnpB family protein — protein MYKALKTKLKLNNHQKTLMAKHAGYSRWVYNWGLAIWIEAYKDGLKPSARKLRKLFTNHVLPQYPWMNQLSSKVYQYAFIDLGVAIARFFKGLGAYPRFKKKGKHDSFTIDNSGAPIKLSGLRHKLPKLGWVKTYEPLPDVVTKKITISRQADGWYLSFHYEHESRPTPKQVDVVGVDLGVKALAVLSTGLVFNGSKPYGQAKRQLAREARNLSRKVFGSNNWYKAVNRLAKKHQRVANIRKDTLHKLTTYLAKNHSTIVIEDLNVSGMMANHRLAASIADQGFYEFKRQLEYKCQWYGSELVIVDRFYPSSQLCSACGHRQKMPLIVRTYNCSECGLILDRDLNAAINLKNAVGSTVSACGRSAADGSGRSRK, from the coding sequence ATGTACAAAGCTCTCAAGACTAAGCTAAAACTAAATAATCACCAAAAAACCTTGATGGCTAAACATGCTGGCTATTCTCGATGGGTTTATAACTGGGGTTTGGCAATATGGATTGAGGCTTACAAAGATGGATTAAAACCATCAGCCAGGAAACTCAGGAAACTATTTACCAACCATGTATTGCCTCAGTACCCATGGATGAATCAGTTATCATCGAAGGTCTATCAATACGCATTTATTGATCTAGGAGTTGCTATAGCGCGATTTTTCAAGGGGCTGGGAGCATACCCTAGATTCAAAAAGAAAGGTAAACATGATAGTTTCACCATTGACAATTCTGGAGCGCCCATCAAGCTATCTGGATTACGACATAAATTGCCAAAACTAGGCTGGGTAAAAACTTATGAGCCATTGCCAGATGTGGTAACCAAGAAAATCACCATTTCTCGTCAAGCTGACGGTTGGTATCTGAGTTTTCATTATGAGCATGAATCGCGACCAACCCCAAAACAAGTAGATGTGGTAGGGGTAGATTTAGGAGTCAAGGCGTTAGCTGTACTCAGCACAGGTCTTGTATTCAATGGCTCTAAGCCCTATGGTCAAGCCAAGAGGCAACTAGCCAGAGAAGCGCGTAATTTATCGAGAAAGGTCTTTGGTTCAAACAACTGGTACAAAGCAGTAAATCGACTAGCCAAAAAGCACCAAAGAGTAGCCAATATTCGTAAAGACACATTGCATAAACTCACTACTTACCTAGCTAAAAACCACAGCACGATAGTAATTGAGGACTTAAATGTGTCAGGAATGATGGCTAATCATAGGCTAGCTGCCTCTATTGCTGACCAAGGATTTTACGAGTTCAAAAGACAACTGGAATACAAATGCCAGTGGTACGGTTCAGAGCTAGTTATCGTTGACAGATTCTACCCATCATCTCAACTGTGTTCCGCTTGTGGGCATCGTCAGAAAATGCCACTGATTGTCAGGACTTATAACTGTTCTGAGTGCGGCTTGATTCTCGACAGGGATTTAAACGCCGCGATTAATTTGAAGAACGCCGTAGGCTCTACGGTGTCTGCCTGTGGACGGAGTGCCGCCGACGGTTCCGGCAGAAGCAGGAAATAA
- a CDS encoding TIGR00266 family protein, which yields MKYEIRYKPAFAAIFVTLDPGESITAEAGAMTSMDAKLTMKTQFSGGFFSGLLKKFFGGESLLVNTFSNQTQQPLNLVLTQSIIGDIAGVELGERSLCFQPGAYICHTTGVKLGVRWAGFKSWFSGEGLFKLKVSGKGTVFFGAYGGLTRKHINGEFIVDTGHLVAYEPGIRMNIGLAGGLLGSVTSGEGFVNRLRGRGEIYLQSRSVDGLVKYLRPKVVVHK from the coding sequence GTGAAATATGAAATTCGCTACAAGCCGGCCTTTGCAGCAATTTTTGTCACTCTCGATCCTGGTGAGAGTATCACTGCTGAGGCAGGGGCAATGACCAGTATGGATGCTAAGCTTACCATGAAAACTCAATTTTCTGGTGGCTTCTTCTCTGGCTTGCTCAAGAAATTCTTTGGTGGAGAGTCTTTATTAGTCAATACCTTTAGCAATCAGACTCAGCAACCATTGAACCTAGTTCTCACTCAGTCCATAATTGGCGATATTGCTGGTGTGGAATTAGGAGAACGCAGTCTGTGTTTTCAACCCGGTGCTTATATTTGCCATACTACTGGGGTTAAGCTGGGTGTTCGGTGGGCAGGTTTTAAGAGTTGGTTTTCTGGTGAAGGACTCTTTAAACTGAAAGTCAGTGGTAAGGGCACAGTGTTCTTTGGTGCTTATGGTGGTCTTACTCGCAAGCACATTAATGGGGAATTTATTGTTGATACTGGTCATTTAGTGGCCTATGAACCAGGAATTCGGATGAATATTGGGTTAGCTGGTGGCTTGTTGGGCTCTGTCACTTCTGGAGAAGGCTTTGTTAATCGGCTCAGGGGTCGGGGTGAGATTTATCTACAGTCTCGTAGTGTTGATGGTTTAGTCAAGTATTTACGTCCTAAGGTAGTGGTACACAAGTAG